Proteins encoded within one genomic window of Patescibacteria group bacterium:
- the typA gene encoding translational GTPase TypA — translation MIPNLRNVAIIAHVDHGKTTLVDALLRQSKTELNKDVAEKTCILDSNDLERERGITIFSKNASVVWKGTKINIIDTPGHVDFGGEVERVLRMADGCLLLIDAKEGPMPQTRFVLKKALDLKLKIIVVINKIDKTDARINEVLNKTFDLFIDLDASEETCNFPIIYCSAKLGKAGLEPDLKAMTDISPLFETIVKNIPEPKGNPQKPLQMLVTTFTGDNYKGRIATGRIYNGIMKTGQQFTHINRLGEKKNCFLSSVMTFEGLNKVEVKEVSAGEIVAIAGIPDITIGETIADVNEPQALPLLSIEEPTVIMNFHVNTSPLAGKEGTFSTSRQIRERLYKELETDVALRVEDDTGGGWKVSGRGELHLAIMIERLRREGYEFEVGRPQVITKIIDGQKLVPYERVYIEVPKDYSGIVIQKLGSRFGEMQKMETIDDIVYLEFVIPTRGLFGFRSQFLTDTKGLGIINTDFYEFAKDKGNWSEREKGSLVATDTGMTALYGLTNVQDRGELFVGPAVFVYEGQVVGQNARGNDIHVNVCKEKRATNQRSKGQGVSEHFDTPRTMDLEDALDYIADDELVEVTPKNVRIRKKILNETEEKRRLRGIV, via the coding sequence ATGATACCTAATTTAAGAAATGTTGCCATTATCGCTCACGTTGATCACGGCAAGACGACTTTGGTCGATGCTTTACTTCGCCAGTCCAAAACCGAACTTAATAAAGACGTGGCGGAAAAGACCTGTATTTTGGACAGTAATGATTTGGAAAGGGAAAGAGGGATCACGATTTTTTCCAAAAACGCCTCCGTTGTCTGGAAAGGCACCAAAATCAATATTATCGACACGCCCGGCCATGTGGATTTTGGCGGCGAGGTTGAGCGGGTTTTAAGAATGGCTGACGGTTGTCTTCTTTTAATTGACGCCAAAGAAGGGCCGATGCCGCAAACCCGTTTTGTTCTAAAAAAAGCCCTGGATTTAAAACTGAAAATTATCGTGGTTATCAATAAAATCGACAAAACGGATGCCAGAATTAATGAGGTTTTAAATAAAACCTTTGATTTGTTTATTGATCTTGACGCTAGCGAGGAAACCTGTAATTTCCCGATTATTTACTGTTCCGCCAAATTAGGCAAGGCCGGACTGGAGCCGGATTTAAAGGCAATGACGGACATTTCGCCTCTTTTTGAAACGATTGTTAAAAATATCCCTGAACCTAAGGGCAATCCGCAAAAACCCCTGCAGATGTTGGTCACGACTTTTACCGGTGATAATTATAAGGGAAGAATTGCCACGGGCCGCATTTATAACGGTATTATGAAAACGGGACAGCAGTTTACTCATATTAACCGTCTGGGAGAAAAGAAAAATTGTTTTTTGTCTTCGGTTATGACTTTTGAGGGTTTAAATAAAGTTGAGGTCAAAGAAGTTTCGGCCGGAGAAATTGTCGCCATTGCCGGGATTCCGGATATTACCATCGGGGAAACCATCGCTGACGTTAATGAGCCCCAAGCCTTACCCCTTTTATCAATTGAAGAACCGACCGTGATCATGAATTTTCATGTTAATACGTCACCCTTGGCTGGAAAAGAAGGGACGTTTAGTACTTCCCGTCAAATCAGGGAAAGACTTTATAAAGAATTGGAAACCGATGTGGCTTTAAGGGTTGAAGACGATACCGGCGGTGGCTGGAAAGTTTCCGGGAGAGGTGAACTGCATTTGGCGATCATGATTGAAAGACTGCGCCGCGAAGGTTATGAATTTGAGGTCGGCCGGCCGCAGGTGATCACGAAAATCATTGACGGGCAAAAACTGGTTCCATATGAAAGAGTTTATATCGAAGTGCCTAAGGATTATAGCGGCATTGTTATCCAAAAATTAGGCAGCCGCTTTGGCGAGATGCAGAAAATGGAAACGATTGACGATATCGTTTATCTGGAATTTGTGATTCCGACCCGGGGTCTTTTCGGTTTCCGGAGTCAGTTTTTAACCGATACGAAAGGCCTAGGCATTATCAACACCGACTTTTATGAATTTGCCAAGGATAAAGGTAATTGGTCGGAAAGGGAAAAAGGTTCGTTGGTCGCGACCGATACCGGAATGACGGCTCTTTACGGCTTGACGAATGTTCAGGATCGCGGCGAACTTTTTGTCGGCCCGGCCGTTTTTGTTTATGAGGGGCAGGTGGTTGGGCAAAACGCCAGGGGCAATGATATCCATGTTAATGTTTGCAAGGAAAAAAGAGCGACAAATCAACGTTCCAAAGGACAAGGCGTTTCGGAACATTTCGACACGCCCAGAACCATGGATTTAGAAGATGCTTTAGATTATATTGCCGATGACGAACTGGTTGAGGTCACGCCGAAAAATGTCCGGATCAGGAAAAAAATTCTTAACGAAACCGAAGAAAAAAGAAGACTTCGGGGTATCGTTTAA
- a CDS encoding DUF5666 domain-containing protein, giving the protein MENQEKTSTKKFWFFLIANFLLIVLAGVSFYLIIKTPLEKSLLPENIKTPLFLSLESPTEKTIVSGDQITVKGKTLPSSAVVFYTETNQGSAQSDVSGQFEGKLTLGKDSSRLTVTAFNDWGEEKTVTFTLASKNKITGVKRMAVYGVITAISENTITVSHPIYPQRTQYSVVVNDKTLIKIKGIETKTMADLKVGLRMAAVGDLNETGLILARRIHLVLD; this is encoded by the coding sequence ATGGAAAATCAGGAAAAAACTTCAACCAAAAAATTTTGGTTTTTTTTAATCGCGAATTTCTTATTAATCGTTCTTGCCGGCGTCAGTTTTTACCTTATCATTAAAACACCGTTGGAAAAATCGCTTCTTCCTGAAAACATAAAAACCCCCCTCTTTTTATCTTTAGAAAGCCCGACCGAAAAAACAATTGTTTCGGGCGATCAAATAACCGTCAAGGGAAAAACCTTGCCTTCTTCAGCCGTTGTTTTTTATACGGAAACTAATCAGGGCTCGGCGCAAAGCGACGTAAGCGGCCAATTTGAAGGCAAACTGACTTTGGGAAAAGATTCCAGCCGTCTGACGGTCACGGCTTTTAACGATTGGGGTGAAGAAAAAACCGTGACTTTTACTTTGGCTTCTAAAAATAAGATTACTGGCGTCAAACGCATGGCGGTTTACGGCGTGATTACCGCAATTTCCGAGAACACGATTACCGTCAGCCACCCTATCTATCCACAAAGAACGCAATATTCGGTTGTCGTCAACGACAAAACTTTGATTAAAATTAAAGGGATAGAGACCAAAACGATGGCCGATCTAAAGGTGGGTTTAAGAATGGCCGCGGTCGGCGATTTAAACGAAACCGGCTTAATTTTGGCCAGAAGAATTCATCTTGTTTTGGACTAA
- a CDS encoding NYN domain-containing protein, translating to MKRKEMSEGSILVLEKHIKRIKFYRKLSQFGYILKLKPVKIFRDEDGNTTKKANCDVDMTFDLMRLKDEYRGVLVLSGDGDFAVVLKYLKETGKKVTILARSERTAREIKQMVGEDFRDFNRLRTTLEFFDKK from the coding sequence ATGAAGCGGAAAGAGATGTCTGAGGGTTCAATCTTGGTTTTAGAGAAACATATTAAAAGAATCAAATTCTATCGTAAACTTAGTCAGTTCGGTTACATCCTTAAACTGAAGCCGGTTAAAATATTCCGTGACGAGGACGGAAACACCACTAAAAAAGCCAATTGTGATGTCGACATGACTTTCGACTTAATGAGATTAAAAGACGAATATAGAGGAGTTCTTGTTTTATCTGGAGATGGGGACTTCGCGGTCGTTTTGAAGTATTTAAAAGAAACCGGCAAAAAAGTTACGATTCTCGCTCGATCGGAAAGAACGGCTAGGGAAATCAAACAAATGGTTGGAGAAGATTTTAGGGACTTCAACAGGTTAAGAACTACCCTGGAATTCTTCGATAAAAAATAG
- the lexA gene encoding transcriptional repressor LexA has translation MSGLSILTKRQKEVLKAIYNSLKDSGYPPTLADLRDKLDVSSNQAVLDFLKILEEKGLIKKEEGAARGLKILKEGFNALNVQPIIPYVGISAAGPYTQAFEDIRWQSHGQVELTKDFLVKVKGDSMVGAGINDGDIILVRESNEFKNGDIVLARDNDGTTIKRLIHNRGKIYLKPENSKYSNVPIYPDTRLVGKVIKIISQ, from the coding sequence ATGTCTGGGTTATCCATTTTGACTAAACGCCAAAAAGAAGTTTTAAAAGCAATTTATAATTCCCTTAAGGACTCAGGTTACCCTCCGACTCTAGCCGATCTCCGCGATAAATTAGATGTTTCTTCAAATCAGGCGGTTTTGGACTTCTTAAAAATTCTTGAAGAAAAAGGCCTTATCAAAAAAGAAGAAGGCGCAGCTCGAGGATTAAAAATCCTAAAAGAAGGTTTTAACGCTCTTAACGTTCAGCCGATTATTCCTTATGTCGGAATTAGTGCGGCTGGTCCTTACACTCAAGCTTTTGAAGATATTCGATGGCAATCACATGGTCAAGTTGAGTTAACCAAAGATTTTTTAGTCAAGGTTAAAGGCGACTCAATGGTTGGAGCTGGTATTAATGATGGAGATATTATTTTGGTTCGTGAATCAAACGAATTTAAAAACGGTGATATTGTTTTAGCCAGAGATAACGATGGGACGACAATTAAACGATTAATACATAATCGTGGTAAAATTTACCTGAAACCAGAAAATTCAAAATATTCCAATGTTCCTATTTATCCAGATACGCGCTTAGTCGGTAAAGTAATAAAGATTATTTCACAATGA
- a CDS encoding site-specific DNA-methyltransferase, whose protein sequence is MNNLQDINGNKMDFLTLKQASLWASEYLKKNVTVSNISYLIQYGKVKKIGDNGSTVIDKNELIKYYASLYKKRETDWKDKLGDDLNCHLSFSNLRETETTKHVHRLHPYKGKFIPQLVEYFLDGHTDDFKENIYFHKGDIVLDPFCGSGTTLVQANEIGLHSLGIDVSAFNAFISNSKVGKYNLNDLSLTIKKITQQLKEYIDKFENNIINFDKELTSELNKFNNTYFSVPDYKYKINRKEINELEYGNKYANDFLKIYNQLVRKYHIVLTQDKNENFLDKWYLRNIREEADFVFNFIKQVKNLSEKRILGLILSRTIRSCRATTHSDLATLKSPIISTYYCHKHGKICKPLFSLFSWWQRYCLDTLERLAIFDKLRTNTFQYCLTGDSRTIDIDKELQKRNLSFANLVKRQKIKGIFSSPPYVGLIDYHEQHAYAYDLFGFKRNDNLEIGPLFSGQGEDARKSYVEGISKVLINCQKHFVPNYDIFLVANDKFNLYPTIAEKAGMKIVEQFKRPVLNRTERDKGAYSEIIFHLKQK, encoded by the coding sequence ATGAATAATTTACAAGACATTAATGGCAACAAAATGGATTTTTTAACTTTGAAACAAGCAAGTCTTTGGGCGAGTGAATATTTAAAAAAGAATGTCACCGTTTCTAATATTTCGTATCTAATTCAGTATGGAAAAGTTAAAAAAATTGGTGATAATGGCAGTACCGTCATTGATAAGAATGAACTTATAAAATATTACGCTTCTCTTTATAAAAAGAGAGAAACCGACTGGAAAGATAAATTGGGAGATGATTTAAATTGCCATTTATCTTTTAGTAATCTTAGGGAAACGGAGACCACAAAACATGTTCATAGATTGCACCCTTATAAGGGTAAATTTATTCCCCAACTAGTTGAATATTTTCTTGATGGGCATACTGATGATTTTAAGGAAAATATTTACTTTCATAAAGGCGATATTGTTTTAGATCCTTTTTGCGGTAGCGGGACAACCTTAGTACAAGCTAATGAAATCGGTCTTCACTCTCTAGGGATTGACGTTTCCGCGTTTAATGCCTTCATCAGTAATAGTAAGGTTGGTAAATATAATCTTAATGATTTGAGCCTAACGATAAAAAAAATAACGCAACAGTTAAAAGAATATATTGATAAATTTGAAAACAATATAATCAATTTTGACAAAGAATTGACTAGCGAACTAAATAAATTTAATAACACCTATTTTTCTGTTCCTGACTATAAATATAAGATAAATCGAAAAGAAATTAACGAACTGGAATATGGAAATAAATACGCTAATGATTTTTTGAAGATTTATAACCAGCTAGTCAGGAAATATCACATAGTTTTAACTCAGGATAAAAACGAGAACTTTCTTGACAAATGGTATTTAAGAAATATAAGAGAAGAAGCCGATTTTGTTTTTAATTTTATAAAGCAAGTTAAGAATCTTTCTGAGAAAAGGATCTTGGGTCTTATTTTGAGTCGTACTATTCGTTCCTGTCGTGCTACAACTCATTCCGATTTAGCAACTCTTAAGTCGCCAATAATCTCTACTTATTATTGTCACAAACACGGAAAAATATGTAAACCACTTTTTAGTCTTTTTTCGTGGTGGCAAAGATATTGTTTGGACACCTTAGAAAGATTGGCCATTTTTGATAAGCTACGCACGAATACTTTTCAGTATTGCTTAACGGGTGATTCGAGAACAATTGATATTGACAAAGAACTCCAGAAAAGAAACCTATCCTTTGCCAATTTAGTAAAAAGGCAAAAAATCAAAGGAATTTTTTCTTCGCCTCCATATGTCGGTTTAATTGATTATCACGAACAACACGCTTACGCTTATGATTTATTTGGTTTTAAAAGAAATGACAATTTAGAAATAGGACCTCTTTTTAGCGGTCAAGGAGAGGATGCAAGAAAATCCTACGTCGAGGGGATTAGTAAAGTGTTAATCAACTGCCAAAAACATTTTGTTCCTAATTATGATATATTCTTAGTAGCCAATGATAAATTCAATCTTTATCCGACTATCGCCGAGAAAGCAGGAATGAAAATCGTTGAACAATTTAAACGGCCAGTTTTAAACAGAACAGAAAGAGACAAGGGGGCATATTCAGAAATTATTTTTCATCTAAAACAGAAATAA
- a CDS encoding TdeIII family type II restriction endonuclease, giving the protein MALSEEQISKIEKVLKATLRNKFQNYKPEPASMPFHTRLLGKDRLALYSFIHSLNTNFGTSIFEPVGLALAQKNFERASAQAIAGDHISSEAQKAIQKIIDGLITAETVPDKEKEIEIIRKVCQQGTMIKVKPTRIDLMVKSKDDEYFLFDIKTAKPNAGGFKEFKRTLLEWVAIFLANNPKANINTKIAIPYNPYEPQKYNRWTMRGMLDLDKELLVAEEFWDFLGGRNTYQDLLDCFERVGIELRDEIDKSFSRFEKI; this is encoded by the coding sequence ATGGCTTTATCCGAAGAACAAATTAGCAAGATTGAGAAGGTTTTAAAAGCAACCTTACGGAATAAGTTTCAAAATTATAAACCCGAACCAGCATCAATGCCTTTTCACACACGCCTACTTGGTAAAGATCGTCTTGCGCTATATTCTTTTATCCATTCCCTTAACACGAACTTCGGTACTAGTATTTTTGAACCCGTTGGTCTTGCTTTAGCACAAAAGAATTTTGAAAGGGCCTCTGCTCAAGCTATTGCAGGTGATCATATTAGCAGTGAGGCTCAAAAAGCAATTCAGAAAATTATCGACGGGCTTATTACTGCCGAGACAGTACCAGATAAAGAAAAAGAAATTGAAATAATCAGAAAGGTTTGCCAGCAAGGAACAATGATTAAAGTAAAACCGACGCGAATCGATTTGATGGTGAAATCAAAAGATGACGAGTATTTTCTTTTTGATATTAAGACTGCGAAACCCAATGCTGGTGGTTTCAAAGAATTCAAAAGAACACTCCTTGAGTGGGTTGCTATTTTTTTGGCCAATAATCCTAAAGCAAATATTAATACGAAGATAGCTATTCCCTACAATCCTTATGAACCACAGAAGTATAATCGTTGGACAATGCGCGGAATGCTCGACCTTGATAAAGAATTACTTGTTGCAGAGGAATTTTGGGATTTTCTTGGGGGCAGAAATACATATCAAGATTTATTAGATTGTTTCGAAAGAGTGGGGATAGAGCTTAGAGATGAAATCGATAAAAGTTTCAGTCGTTTTGAAAAAATATAG
- a CDS encoding nucleotidyl transferase AbiEii/AbiGii toxin family protein: MITEDEINQKAVEDEINPSNIEKDYVFGWLLNALYSHSSLSNLLILKGGNGLRKAYLPNTRFSKDLDFSSTEQIDITFLHDELNKICTVINEQTGIKFELDRTLVRPKNIPIPNSDVLEARLYFKGFYGEETISLKTQLDITQFDKIFLPIQSRDLIHPYSDKNLCTVNVRCQKAEEILASKLNSLLQRQKVADLFDLLYSVLFSKDFPVNKSEIISTFLKKYIYESTPNQAKQQLLEVQLESYRPLWNTLIAPLASLFQFDVVIVNFNQLIDSLFDLVLIPQSPRPDFILSYNTPSYFSSDIRNTIIEAGRSQKMVELSYEGYDRLVEPYSMKYYIRKDGVGMEYFWGYDTSGGRSGVRSIKRFICDKIQSVRFTSHNFTPRFVVEF, translated from the coding sequence ATGATAACTGAGGATGAAATCAACCAAAAAGCAGTGGAGGATGAAATCAACCCTTCTAATATTGAAAAGGATTACGTTTTCGGTTGGTTGTTAAACGCTTTATATTCACACTCATCTTTAAGCAATCTACTCATTTTAAAAGGTGGCAATGGATTAAGAAAAGCGTATCTTCCTAACACTCGTTTTTCTAAAGATTTAGATTTTTCTTCTACAGAGCAAATTGACATAACATTTCTTCATGATGAGCTAAATAAAATATGTACAGTCATTAACGAACAAACAGGTATTAAATTTGAGTTAGACAGAACGCTTGTTAGGCCAAAGAATATTCCAATCCCAAACAGCGATGTTTTAGAAGCTAGGCTATATTTTAAAGGATTTTACGGCGAAGAAACGATTTCTTTAAAAACACAACTAGACATAACACAATTCGATAAAATTTTCCTACCGATTCAATCTCGAGATTTAATTCATCCATACTCAGATAAGAATCTGTGTACTGTAAACGTTAGATGTCAAAAAGCAGAAGAAATTCTTGCTTCAAAATTAAATAGTTTACTGCAAAGGCAAAAAGTCGCAGATCTCTTTGATTTACTGTATTCAGTGTTATTTTCAAAAGATTTTCCTGTAAACAAATCGGAGATCATTAGTACGTTTCTAAAGAAATACATTTACGAGTCGACCCCAAACCAGGCTAAACAACAGCTCTTAGAGGTTCAACTTGAATCATATAGACCCCTTTGGAACACATTGATAGCCCCTTTAGCAAGCCTTTTCCAATTCGATGTAGTTATCGTAAACTTTAACCAACTGATTGATAGTCTTTTTGATCTCGTTTTGATTCCACAATCACCACGACCAGATTTTATTCTTTCTTATAATACACCCAGTTACTTTTCATCTGATATTAGAAATACTATTATTGAAGCGGGTAGATCACAAAAAATGGTGGAATTGTCATATGAAGGGTACGATAGGCTAGTAGAACCATATTCAATGAAATATTATATAAGAAAAGATGGTGTGGGTATGGAATACTTTTGGGGATATGATACGTCTGGTGGCAGATCAGGTGTGCGATCAATAAAAAGATTTATTTGTGATAAAATCCAATCTGTTCGATTCACTTCTCATAACTTCACACCTCGTTTTGTAGTAGAATTCTAA